From Cecembia calidifontis, one genomic window encodes:
- a CDS encoding IS1380 family transposase, with amino-acid sequence MKITNSTEKITPFGGFNFVFNSFKNSGLPELIDNQLGVRALRGGFSYSDIFANHMAIFFNGGDCTEDINVHLRDALEQVPSFSVCSADTILRGIKELAVDTELFINPSSGVSHEFNINGKLNSLLLKSACKTGLLKSGVAYDLDYDNTVIPTEKYDSKKTYKHVYGYQPGVASIAHPEFSQAIPVYVEGRNGNSQAKYLQADTLTRMFGQLTNENIRIGRFRADSASYQEEVLRTLEAHTESFYIRANRCAKLDNILGSIAPEKWQKIRLGVQEMEVTDLSDYKPFGKDRSYRLVITRIRRKDGQADVFSGDAFTYRAILTNEHTSSNEAVVRFYNARGASERLFDVLNNDFGWSKLPCSFLAENTSFMLMTAMYANFYTYIIGEYSRKVDWLKPTDRLKKFIFRFITVSAKWIRTGRREVLKLFTSKDYKPILN; translated from the coding sequence ATGAAAATTACGAATTCGACAGAAAAAATCACACCTTTCGGAGGTTTTAATTTTGTTTTTAACTCTTTCAAAAATTCTGGTCTCCCAGAACTCATTGATAATCAATTGGGGGTTAGAGCCTTAAGGGGAGGGTTTTCATACAGTGACATTTTCGCCAATCATATGGCTATTTTCTTTAATGGTGGCGACTGTACTGAAGATATCAATGTTCACTTGAGAGACGCACTTGAACAGGTCCCTTCATTTTCAGTATGCAGTGCCGATACAATTCTGAGAGGTATCAAAGAGCTTGCTGTTGATACAGAACTCTTTATAAATCCGTCCAGTGGAGTAAGCCATGAATTTAATATCAATGGAAAACTCAACAGCTTGTTGTTAAAATCAGCTTGTAAGACCGGATTACTCAAGTCAGGTGTTGCTTACGACCTCGATTATGACAACACCGTCATTCCAACTGAAAAGTACGATTCAAAAAAGACATATAAACACGTCTATGGATATCAGCCAGGTGTAGCTTCCATAGCACATCCTGAATTTTCACAGGCCATTCCTGTGTACGTAGAGGGCAGAAATGGCAACAGTCAGGCCAAATATTTGCAGGCTGATACACTTACACGCATGTTTGGGCAGCTTACCAATGAAAATATCCGTATCGGAAGGTTCAGAGCCGATTCAGCATCCTATCAGGAAGAAGTTCTCCGCACACTGGAAGCACATACCGAAAGCTTTTATATACGGGCAAACAGATGTGCCAAACTGGATAATATCCTTGGAAGTATAGCCCCTGAGAAGTGGCAGAAAATACGTTTGGGTGTACAGGAAATGGAAGTTACTGACCTATCCGACTACAAACCTTTCGGTAAAGACAGGTCTTACAGGCTGGTCATTACCAGAATCAGGCGTAAAGACGGGCAGGCAGATGTGTTTAGTGGAGATGCATTTACTTACAGGGCTATTCTGACCAATGAACATACATCGTCCAATGAAGCTGTTGTAAGGTTTTATAACGCCCGGGGTGCAAGCGAACGCTTGTTTGATGTACTCAACAATGACTTTGGCTGGTCTAAGTTGCCCTGTTCGTTCCTTGCAGAGAATACCTCCTTTATGCTTATGACGGCTATGTATGCCAATTTTTACACCTATATCATTGGAGAGTATTCCAGAAAAGTTGATTGGCTTAAGCCTACCGACAGGCTCAAGAAGTTTATCTTCAGATTTATCACTGTTTCAGCCAAGTGGATAAGAACGGGAAGAAGAGAAGTGCTCAAACTGTTCACGAGTAAGGATTACAAGCCGATTTTGAACTAA
- a CDS encoding lipopolysaccharide biosynthesis protein, protein MKERFFLAIKYTAFSKYLNLLFSLIIGAVLARLLSPEEYGIVAVITVFYTFFSMFSDFGISSGIVQFKELSIKQIQAINTLTVFSALILALVFYLASFLIAEFYENPVYVEIGLFSSITLFFATIQVVYNGILRRDNRFKEIAYVSIVVNVFSGVFAIILAWKGFGFWSLVYRSVFSGVFNFILFYWITKLPFNFNFDFRGIGKMLKYSSYNFLFNFVNYFSRNLDNILIGKYIGVAALGYYEKAYTLMRMPLDNITVVITPVLHPVLSSPEITPEKVFDVHKKLIEMMAFFGVPISIFLFFSAEPIVLILYGKQWLETIAPFKWLTLSVWIQMILSSTGAFFQINNKAKWLFANGLISSLVLVTAILIGVYFSSIKYIAMFLVIGFLINLFQAFYFLP, encoded by the coding sequence TTGAAAGAAAGGTTTTTTTTAGCAATAAAGTACACGGCATTTTCTAAATATTTAAACCTGTTATTTAGTCTTATAATCGGTGCCGTACTTGCAAGATTGCTTTCTCCTGAAGAGTATGGAATAGTTGCGGTAATTACGGTGTTTTATACTTTTTTTTCCATGTTTTCGGATTTTGGAATAAGCTCTGGAATAGTTCAGTTCAAAGAATTATCCATCAAGCAAATTCAGGCAATTAATACGCTTACGGTATTTTCAGCTTTAATACTTGCACTAGTTTTTTATTTAGCTTCATTTTTAATTGCAGAATTTTATGAGAATCCAGTTTATGTAGAAATAGGCTTATTTTCATCCATTACTTTATTTTTTGCAACAATTCAGGTAGTTTATAATGGTATTTTAAGAAGAGATAATCGATTTAAAGAAATAGCTTATGTTTCTATTGTTGTAAATGTATTTTCTGGAGTTTTTGCGATTATTTTAGCATGGAAAGGTTTTGGGTTTTGGTCTTTGGTATATAGGTCAGTATTTTCTGGTGTTTTTAATTTTATATTATTTTATTGGATCACTAAGCTGCCATTCAATTTTAACTTTGACTTTCGCGGAATTGGAAAGATGTTAAAATATTCTTCTTATAATTTCCTATTCAATTTTGTTAACTACTTTTCAAGAAATCTTGATAATATTTTGATTGGTAAATACATTGGTGTGGCAGCTTTAGGATATTATGAAAAAGCTTATACGCTGATGCGCATGCCTCTGGATAATATAACTGTTGTGATTACGCCTGTTTTGCATCCCGTTCTATCATCGCCTGAAATCACTCCTGAGAAAGTTTTTGATGTTCATAAAAAACTTATTGAAATGATGGCATTTTTTGGAGTGCCCATTTCAATATTTTTATTTTTTTCGGCAGAACCTATCGTCTTAATTCTTTATGGGAAACAATGGTTAGAGACTATTGCTCCATTTAAATGGCTTACTTTGTCAGTCTGGATTCAGATGATTTTATCCAGTACTGGGGCGTTTTTCCAGATCAACAATAAGGCTAAATGGCTTTTTGCTAATGGTTTGATTTCATCTTTAGTTTTGGTAACTGCAATTTTAATTGGAGTTTATTTTTCTTCAATTAAGTACATTGCAATGTTTCTCGTTATTGGTTTTTTAATCAATTTATTTCAAGCTTTTTATTTCTTACCTTAA
- a CDS encoding GumC family protein: protein MNPNTPYNSPQQPFQEEDDLHQIKDIVRRYLRNWYWVGLSLFVFILGAFLINRYSPKVYRSTSQFFVKEEDSGMNLFDQRLFGYNSELDMTNQMIILRSRPIAELALKKLDFQVEYLYEGYVSKAELYPTAPILAEVDWKHPQLVNGEIEVRWTDKNSFNIAFPDEEYGLTQSNNSDITKINRPVQEKSQHAFGEWVETPYMRIKVSLTSGENEGKILVKLRDKQSLINQYAGAVDIAPVEKLSSILQLSIDSNLPSKGMDYLNALMEAYIENELNQKNRTSSNTINFIDEQLAGLSDTLSFIEDRLEGFRSENRIYNISSQGTNVFDRLAELDRELAQEKLKREYYRNLQNYLVKEDYNEIIVPSGLGIDDPILNNLIKNLLELQNQKASLMTTQKEASPAVREVNRKLQDLNNSIRELLVNVDENAAFLIRDLERRIAAIDLEFSRLPAKEQNLLRIQREFTFSEGIYNFLAQKRAEAAITKASNTPNNKIIEYARPLPDPISPRPMRNYALALSLGLLIPLLFVLAKVYLSDKVKDVKELEKKAQVPILASVAYRKLYHVLVAFMDKNSGITEAFRSLRANMNFVLPKDQSSVILVTSNTSGEGKTFCSMNLAAVYSLSGKKTLLIGTDLRKPKIAKDFGLKNDKGLSNYLSGQEMDLRKLIHSTHYEHLDVLLSGPIPPNPSELISNGKMPKLLEDLKAQYDIIILDTPPIGMVSETLEMFPLANAVFFVVRYDYTLKSGIDHINHLKTAQKLQNSYIIFNAVDEKEMQYNYGYGYGYGYYGEEERKGLLASIRKKWFG from the coding sequence ATGAATCCAAATACGCCATATAATTCCCCCCAGCAGCCCTTTCAGGAAGAAGATGATCTGCACCAGATCAAGGACATCGTCCGGCGCTACCTGCGCAACTGGTACTGGGTAGGATTATCGCTCTTCGTTTTTATACTGGGAGCATTTTTGATCAATAGATACAGCCCAAAAGTGTACCGTTCCACTTCCCAGTTTTTTGTCAAGGAGGAGGACTCTGGTATGAACCTTTTCGATCAGCGCTTATTTGGTTATAACTCCGAACTGGATATGACCAATCAGATGATCATTCTCCGTTCGAGGCCTATCGCGGAACTGGCATTGAAGAAACTCGATTTTCAGGTGGAATACCTTTATGAAGGGTATGTCAGCAAAGCTGAATTGTATCCTACCGCTCCAATTTTAGCAGAAGTGGACTGGAAACACCCACAGTTGGTCAATGGTGAAATTGAAGTCAGATGGACAGATAAAAACAGTTTTAACATTGCTTTTCCAGATGAGGAATATGGCCTAACCCAATCCAACAATTCCGATATTACCAAAATTAATCGGCCTGTTCAGGAAAAATCACAGCATGCATTCGGAGAATGGGTAGAGACACCATATATGCGTATCAAGGTGTCATTGACATCAGGAGAAAATGAGGGCAAGATTCTGGTGAAACTCAGAGACAAGCAAAGCCTGATCAACCAATACGCAGGGGCAGTGGACATAGCCCCTGTAGAAAAATTATCTTCCATCCTGCAGCTTTCCATCGATTCCAATCTTCCAAGTAAAGGTATGGATTACCTGAATGCTTTGATGGAAGCGTATATCGAAAATGAACTGAACCAAAAGAACCGAACTTCCAGCAATACCATCAATTTTATAGACGAACAATTGGCAGGGCTATCAGATACCCTTTCCTTTATAGAAGATAGGTTAGAAGGTTTTAGATCTGAAAACCGTATTTATAATATCAGTTCACAGGGTACCAATGTATTTGATCGATTAGCAGAACTGGACAGGGAACTGGCACAGGAGAAGCTGAAAAGAGAATATTACCGCAACCTACAGAATTACCTGGTCAAGGAAGATTACAATGAGATCATAGTGCCATCCGGTTTGGGTATCGATGATCCTATCCTGAACAACCTGATCAAGAATTTGCTGGAACTTCAAAACCAGAAAGCTTCCCTGATGACCACGCAGAAGGAAGCTTCTCCGGCAGTGAGGGAAGTGAACCGTAAGTTGCAGGACCTGAACAATTCCATCCGGGAACTTCTGGTCAATGTGGATGAAAACGCAGCCTTCTTGATCAGGGACCTGGAGAGAAGGATTGCGGCCATAGATTTAGAATTCAGTAGGCTGCCTGCGAAAGAACAGAACTTGTTGCGTATCCAAAGAGAGTTTACTTTCAGTGAGGGGATTTACAATTTCCTTGCCCAGAAGCGGGCAGAAGCGGCCATCACCAAGGCCTCCAATACCCCAAACAATAAGATTATCGAATATGCCAGGCCTTTGCCTGATCCCATTAGTCCTCGTCCTATGCGGAATTATGCCCTTGCCCTTTCTCTGGGTTTGCTGATTCCATTACTGTTTGTGTTAGCAAAGGTGTACTTGAGTGATAAGGTCAAGGATGTCAAGGAGCTGGAGAAAAAGGCTCAGGTGCCAATTTTGGCCTCTGTGGCATACCGTAAACTCTATCATGTACTGGTGGCCTTTATGGACAAAAATTCCGGGATTACGGAAGCCTTCCGGTCCCTGAGGGCCAATATGAACTTCGTCCTTCCTAAGGATCAGTCTTCTGTGATTTTGGTAACCTCCAATACCTCAGGAGAAGGGAAAACCTTCTGTTCAATGAACCTCGCGGCAGTCTATTCCTTATCAGGAAAAAAGACCCTGCTGATCGGAACGGACTTGCGGAAACCCAAAATTGCAAAAGATTTTGGACTGAAAAACGATAAGGGTCTGTCCAATTACCTCAGTGGGCAGGAAATGGATTTAAGGAAATTGATCCATTCCACGCATTACGAGCATTTGGATGTACTGCTTTCAGGTCCTATTCCTCCTAATCCCTCTGAGCTCATCAGTAATGGCAAAATGCCAAAATTATTGGAAGACTTAAAGGCCCAATACGATATCATTATCCTGGATACTCCTCCTATAGGGATGGTATCCGAGACTTTGGAAATGTTCCCCTTGGCCAATGCGGTATTTTTTGTGGTGCGCTATGACTATACCCTCAAATCCGGAATAGACCACATCAATCACCTCAAGACAGCTCAAAAACTCCAAAACTCCTATATTATTTTCAATGCCGTGGATGAGAAGGAGATGCAGTACAATTATGGGTATGGTTACGGGTATGGTTATTATGGGGAAGAGGAAAGGAAAGGTCTGTTGGCGAGTATAAGGAAAAAATGGTTCGGGTAA
- a CDS encoding polysaccharide biosynthesis/export family protein — MQERDASESPLKYASEMMPYDVEEYKLQYNDIVDISIRTSSKELNELFSLFDSDNVRGNMMMQGAISGGDAFFMTGFNLDERGMVELPLLGEVQLSGLTLQEAKLLIEGRLTEFVNREDMFVRVRLGGIRYSALGEFRRPGKHNILQNRVTIYEAIAYAGDLTEVAKRDDLVLVRQYPGGTRMYRIDLNNKNILTSEYFFIQPNDMLYAEPMKIRELGTGVNFVQTFSLAVTTLSAVLLVLNIIN; from the coding sequence ATGCAGGAAAGGGATGCTTCAGAAAGCCCACTCAAGTACGCCTCGGAAATGATGCCTTATGATGTAGAGGAGTACAAACTCCAGTACAATGATATTGTGGACATCAGTATCCGTACATCAAGCAAGGAACTGAATGAGCTTTTTTCCCTTTTTGATTCAGACAATGTCAGAGGGAATATGATGATGCAGGGAGCCATATCTGGTGGAGATGCTTTCTTCATGACCGGTTTTAACCTGGATGAAAGGGGAATGGTAGAGTTACCCTTGCTGGGAGAAGTGCAGCTCTCAGGTCTTACCCTTCAGGAAGCCAAACTTCTTATAGAAGGACGTTTGACTGAGTTTGTAAATAGAGAAGACATGTTTGTGAGGGTCAGGTTGGGAGGTATCCGCTATTCTGCCTTAGGTGAATTTCGCCGTCCCGGGAAGCATAATATCCTTCAAAACAGGGTGACCATTTACGAAGCCATCGCCTACGCGGGAGACCTGACAGAAGTGGCCAAAAGAGATGACCTGGTCCTGGTAAGACAATATCCCGGAGGTACCCGCATGTACCGGATCGACCTGAACAATAAAAACATCCTCACTTCTGAATATTTCTTTATTCAGCCCAATGACATGCTCTATGCAGAGCCGATGAAGATCAGGGAACTGGGAACAGGTGTCAATTTTGTCCAGACTTTTTCCCTGGCTGTCACCACTTTGTCCGCAGTCCTATTGGTGCTGAACATTATCAATTAA